One part of the Arthrobacter sp. EM1 genome encodes these proteins:
- the rsrA gene encoding mycothiol system anti-sigma-R factor, whose amino-acid sequence MSDCQGLGDCDDTRMQRIYEYLDGALTHDDIAEIKDHLDGCPECFEQYDLECVIRVMVKRSCSEAAPENLKNAILDRIHSSNPVEA is encoded by the coding sequence ATGAGCGACTGCCAGGGACTGGGCGACTGCGACGACACCCGGATGCAACGTATCTACGAGTACCTCGACGGTGCCCTCACCCACGATGACATCGCCGAAATCAAGGACCACTTGGACGGCTGCCCGGAATGTTTTGAGCAGTACGACCTCGAATGTGTCATCAGGGTCATGGTGAAGCGTTCCTGCAGCGAGGCAGCCCCGGAAAACCTCAAGAACGCGATCCTGGACCGGATCCACTCGAGCAACCCGGTTGAGGCCTGA
- a CDS encoding sigma-70 family RNA polymerase sigma factor → MPAGRDGRRTLTVDLGAMSTMDPAVTAKHTVAGNGATPAKPPAASPAGAPSGAAPEIDAGLDAAARETIVDGQALDTATETTQERRARFERDAMQYVDQLYSAAMRMARNPADAEDLVQEAYTKAFSAFHQYKPGTNLKAWLYRILTNTYINLYRKRQREPLQSNSDTIEDWQLARAESHTSSGLRSAEAEALDHLPDSDVKRALQSIPEEFRLAVYFADVEGFAYKEISEIMNTPIGTVMSRLHRGRKLLRDMLGDYAAERGFRAADAIAAAGSDKQENRK, encoded by the coding sequence ATGCCGGCAGGCCGGGACGGCCGCCGCACTCTCACAGTAGACTTGGGGGCAATGAGCACCATGGATCCGGCCGTCACGGCCAAGCACACGGTCGCCGGAAACGGTGCCACACCCGCCAAGCCACCCGCCGCCAGTCCTGCTGGCGCACCGTCAGGGGCTGCCCCGGAGATTGACGCCGGGCTGGACGCGGCGGCCCGGGAGACGATCGTGGACGGTCAGGCGCTGGACACTGCGACTGAAACGACGCAGGAACGCCGGGCGCGGTTCGAACGCGACGCCATGCAGTATGTTGACCAGCTGTACTCCGCGGCCATGAGGATGGCCCGAAACCCCGCCGACGCCGAGGATCTCGTCCAGGAGGCGTACACCAAGGCTTTCTCCGCGTTCCATCAGTACAAGCCCGGCACCAACTTGAAGGCCTGGCTTTACCGCATCCTGACGAATACCTACATCAATCTTTACCGCAAGCGCCAACGCGAGCCCCTGCAGTCCAACTCGGACACCATTGAGGACTGGCAGCTGGCCCGGGCCGAGTCGCATACGTCCTCGGGTCTGCGGTCGGCCGAAGCCGAGGCCCTCGACCACCTGCCGGACTCGGATGTGAAGCGGGCGCTGCAGTCCATTCCGGAGGAGTTCCGGCTGGCGGTCTATTTTGCCGACGTCGAGGGATTCGCGTACAAGGAAATTTCAGAAATTATGAACACGCCGATCGGGACCGTGATGTCCCGCCTGCACCGCGGCCGGAAGCTGCTGCGGGATATGCTCGGCGACTACGCCGCCGAGCGCGGATTCAGGGCTGCAGATGCAATCGCGGCTGCCGGAAGCGACAAACAGGAGAACAGGAAATGA
- a CDS encoding PadR family transcriptional regulator yields MPPVFAHGALRLYLLALLESGPKHGYELIKALSERFGGTYSPSAGTIYPRLGKLEEEGLVDTHSEGRRTYYSITPGGLLELERRRDELAGVEKDISASVRRLADNLRQDIKVNMRGLRAELAATAEAARSSARAAGSTVAALAGQRYSPEGDTRLREAEMLVQAFRDDVRVELRRHGGRHPITPVTLETVKTVLDQARISIRNSLE; encoded by the coding sequence ATGCCCCCGGTCTTCGCCCACGGGGCCCTGCGGCTCTATCTGCTGGCACTGCTGGAATCGGGTCCGAAGCACGGCTACGAGCTGATCAAGGCGCTCAGCGAACGTTTCGGCGGAACCTACTCCCCCAGCGCCGGAACGATTTATCCGCGGCTGGGCAAGCTGGAGGAGGAAGGGCTGGTGGACACCCACAGCGAGGGACGCCGTACCTACTACAGCATCACCCCGGGCGGACTCCTGGAGCTGGAGCGCCGGCGGGACGAACTTGCAGGCGTGGAAAAAGATATCAGCGCGTCCGTCCGGCGGCTGGCCGACAACCTGCGGCAGGACATCAAGGTCAACATGCGCGGCCTCCGGGCCGAGCTGGCTGCAACGGCCGAGGCCGCGCGTTCCTCGGCCCGCGCAGCTGGCTCAACAGTTGCCGCGTTGGCCGGGCAGCGCTACTCACCGGAAGGCGACACCCGACTGCGGGAGGCCGAGATGCTGGTGCAGGCCTTCCGCGACGACGTCCGGGTGGAACTGCGCCGCCACGGCGGACGGCACCCGATCACGCCGGTGACGCTGGAGACTGTCAAGACGGTACTGGACCAGGCACGGATCTCCATCCGCAATTCCCTCGAGTGA
- a CDS encoding GDSL-type esterase/lipase family protein, translating into MEDRKLRIAAVGDEMLAGLGDPRALGWLGRVLARTPQDGLSLECYSLPCPQEGTEGLAARWLAEAGRRFNDHCENRLVIGLSGRDVEFGLSTARSRLNLANILDAASQNKIEVFIVGPPPTLDPAQNRRLGELNTAFADVTTRRKHLYVDTFSPLLNHEQWRQDLAANGGTPGQAGYGLMAWLVLHRGWFQWLGIDAPA; encoded by the coding sequence GTGGAAGATCGAAAGCTGCGGATCGCAGCCGTTGGCGATGAAATGCTGGCCGGGCTGGGTGATCCCCGCGCACTGGGCTGGCTGGGCCGGGTGCTGGCGCGCACGCCGCAGGACGGGTTGTCCCTGGAATGCTATTCCCTCCCCTGCCCGCAGGAAGGCACCGAAGGGCTGGCAGCCCGTTGGCTCGCGGAAGCCGGCCGGCGCTTCAACGACCACTGCGAAAACCGCCTCGTAATTGGACTCTCCGGCCGGGATGTCGAATTTGGGCTCTCGACTGCCCGGAGCCGGCTCAACCTCGCCAACATCCTGGACGCGGCCTCGCAGAACAAGATCGAGGTCTTTATCGTGGGCCCGCCGCCAACATTGGATCCCGCGCAGAACCGCCGGCTCGGCGAACTGAACACCGCATTTGCGGACGTCACCACCCGGCGCAAGCACCTCTACGTCGACACCTTTTCGCCGCTGCTCAATCACGAGCAGTGGCGCCAGGACCTGGCCGCGAACGGCGGCACCCCCGGCCAGGCCGGCTACGGCCTGATGGCGTGGCTCGTGCTGCACCGCGGCTGGTTCCAGTGGCTGGGGATTGACGCGCCGGCGTAG
- a CDS encoding DUF4097 family beta strand repeat-containing protein: MTENNWTVTGPQTIDVDGVSSLKLGIVRGRFDIVTHDEPVTRIEVSEVHGDPLAISLVNGRLEVRHQLHGPQGWFKNLMGTVNNSSSNSLVISIAAPAGIDIEAGTVSGDGMVSGVSGHTRLNTVSGSVLADGTAGDLSLNTVSGEVIARNHRGVLTAKSVSGEVTASGDLSNIRANTVSGDLNFDLHGFAQDFGANSVSGDVTIRLPQDVGVDIIAKSASGTIVIDDQKYNQPGGTVQTIAGPDTQLMLVRTNSVSGRTSIFHGLPGADTVQER; this comes from the coding sequence ATGACAGAGAACAACTGGACCGTCACCGGTCCGCAGACCATCGACGTCGACGGCGTCAGCTCGCTTAAGCTCGGCATCGTCCGGGGACGCTTCGACATCGTCACCCATGATGAGCCCGTCACCCGAATCGAAGTATCCGAGGTCCATGGCGACCCGCTGGCGATCAGCCTCGTGAACGGCCGCCTCGAGGTCCGCCACCAGCTGCACGGGCCGCAGGGGTGGTTCAAGAACCTTATGGGGACCGTCAACAACAGCAGCAGCAACTCGCTGGTCATCAGCATCGCCGCGCCGGCCGGGATCGACATTGAGGCCGGGACCGTCAGCGGCGACGGTATGGTCTCCGGGGTCAGCGGGCACACCCGGCTGAACACGGTCTCCGGTTCCGTGCTGGCCGACGGCACCGCCGGGGACCTCTCACTCAACACCGTCAGCGGCGAAGTGATCGCCCGCAACCATCGCGGCGTGCTGACGGCCAAGAGCGTCTCGGGCGAGGTCACGGCCTCGGGTGACCTCAGCAATATCCGCGCCAACACCGTAAGTGGCGACCTCAATTTCGACCTGCACGGCTTCGCCCAGGACTTTGGTGCCAATTCAGTCTCCGGAGACGTCACCATCCGGCTCCCGCAGGATGTCGGCGTGGACATCATTGCCAAGTCCGCCAGCGGCACCATCGTCATTGACGACCAGAAGTACAATCAGCCAGGAGGCACGGTCCAGACCATCGCCGGCCCGGACACCCAACTTATGCTGGTCCGGACCAATTCAGTGTCCGGCAGGACGTCGATCTTCCACGGCCTGCCCGGCGCGGACACCGTACAGGAACGCTGA